The Reichenbachiella carrageenanivorans region GAAGATTTAAATGGTTATTGACTTTTGCAGCTTTGTTGAGCTGCAAATTTGTTTCAGCACAGTTTACCTATTCACCATACACAGCCATTGGCATTGGGGATAAAAATAGTATGGGGCTAGCTCACAATAGCGCCATGGGCGGTGTGGGCATTGCTACACCCTCTACTTGGCATATTAATACTGTTAATCCTGCATTACTTCCATACAACGCGCTCACGGTTTTTGAAATAGGAATGGAAGGCGAAAACAGAACCATTTCGAACGAACTCAATTCTATCAAAGTGGGCAGTGGGGGTCTCAAGTACCTCACTTTTGCTTTTCCAATTATGTCTGGAACCTGGACAGCTAACCTTGGCTTGATGCCTTATAGCTCAGTCAACTACACTTTTTCGACCAGCCAACCAGTAGACGGTACTACTACAGATGCCATTATCGATTTTGAGGGCGATGGAGGCTTAAACCAAGTTTTCTTCTCTAATGGGGTGAGAATAGTCAAAGGGTTGACTGTCGGACTTAGAACGTCATTCATTTTTGGTTTGATTGAAGGTACGACCGCTACTTACTTGGAAGGAGACGGGATCACCCAGCAATTTCCAACAGGTCATTATAGCAAAACCAATTATTCTGGTTTTAATTTAGGTTTTGGTGGAGCATATAGAATGGCGCTGAATGATAAAGACGTGCTTAACTTTGGTGCTACGTACGATATGGGTAATTCTTTAGATGGGAAAAGACTGGAGCGCAATCAGTACGAAACCGGTACTGGCACCGCACAACCAGGCGATACCTTATTGCTTGATATGCCCGGCAGCTACCAGCTACCAGCAGAGCTTGGTGTCGGCTTTTCTTGGCAAAAGCTAAATAAGCTAACGATTGGCCTTGATGTTAAACGCTCTTTTTGGGATGAAAAAGCAGGGTTTGCGGATGATAATGAAACTTACAGAAGTACATGGTACGCAGGGATTGGCCTTGAGTTCACTCCGAAATTTAATGATGTAAACAACTACTTTAAACGAGTACAATATCGTTTAGGTGTAGACTATAAACAGGAGCCATTTGTAATAAATGGAGAAACTGTGGATAATTTTGGCATTAATTTTGGCTGGTCACTCCCTGTGAAAGGAGTGTCCGCAGTCAATATGGCCTTTAAATATGGCCAAAGAGGACAAGCTTCTGGCGCTTTAGTAAAAGAGCAATACTTCAAATTTGTGCTAGGTGCTACCATCAATGATCGATGGTTTGTTAGAAGAAAATATAATTAATTATTATGTTGCGCTTTCGTTTGTAATACCAGCACGTTTTACTTCTGTTGGGTAAAACAGAGAAAGACTATAAAAAATAAGAAAATATGAAAAAGCTAGTACTGTTAGGATTATTTATCGCGATAAATACGATCTCAATTGCACAGCAGGGATGGAAGTGGCCAGAGGATGTGGAGACGGCCAAGGAAAAAAACGCATTGTATGTAGACGCTGTAAAAAGCAAACAATATGCGACAGCACAAGCACCACACCAATGGTTGCTAGATAATGCTCCTGACCTCAACGAATCATTATATATCAATGGAGCTAAAATCTATGAAGGACTGGTAGATGCAGAATCTGACCCTGCTAAAAAAGTAGCACTTCAAGAAAAGGCACTTCAAATGTATGATGATCGTATCAAATATTTTGGAGACGAAGCAAACGTACTCAATAGAAAGGCATTTACTGCATACAAATATTACAAAGGCAACAAATCTAAATATCAAGAGTTGATGACTTTGTTTGACAAAACATTTGATATGAACCAAGCAGAAACGTTGGATAACAACTTGATGGCTTATATGGATGTGGTAAGAAGGTACAAGTTGAGTGGTGGGGCCATTACCGACGAAGAAGTGATCGATAAGTATGGGATGATCTCAGATGTGATCGATGGTAAGATCAAAACAGGCCGTAATGTACCAAGGCTAGAAAAAATTCAGGCTAATGTGGACAAACTGTTGACCGCTACAGTAACAGTAGACTGTCAGTTTGTGGAGGACAAATTAGCACCTAAGATGAGAGAAAATAAGGATCCGAAAATGGCAAAAAAGGTGTTTCAGTTGATGCTAAGTGCTAAATGTTCGGATAGCCCTACTTTCGTAGAGGCTGCGGAGATTGTTTATGAAACAGAACCTGCTTTTGGATTAGCTAAAGTGATCGCACTAAAGCATGCGTCTGGTGGAGACATGAACAAAGCGATCGAATATTATACGCAAGCATTAGAATTGACCGATGACAATTTGAAAAAATCTGAAATTTATCTAAGCATGTCTCAAATGTATGCCTCTAACGGCAACAAGTCTGCAGCAAGAACAAATGCTAGAAAAGCATTGGCCAACGACCCTTCTGCTAGTAAAGCATACACGTTGATTGGCAACTTGTACATGCAGAGCTACAATGACTGCAAAGCGGGTGTGAGCAAAGTAGATGACCGATTGGTATTTATCGCAGCATACAACCAATACAAAAAAGCAGGTGATCAAAATGCAATGAACAGCGCTAAGGAGCAATTTCCTTCAATCGAAGAAATTTTCGAATTGGGACTTACTGAAGGTCAGTCGATGACAGTAGGTTGCTGGATCAATGAAACAGTAATATTGGAAAGAAGACCTTAAAAAAAAACTTTTTTAAAAGAGCACTCTGGAGGTAGTTAGTCCCTCAGAGTGCTTTTTTATTTTTAGATTAATGATCACTTTTGTTTCGATGAAAAAAATCGCACTTGTTGTTTGCCTGATGAGCGCTTTATGCGGATGCAAAGAGCAAAAAAAAGTGGATCATGAACTCTATGATGGGCCAGAAGTCACGATGCGAAATATCGATATGCTCGTATCGGATTCGGCTATTGTGAAGTTACGGCTTGTAGCACGTACCCAGTTACAACTTGCCAATCAAGATAGGGATTTTCCTGACGGGATTTATCTTAGGTTTTATAGCCCTATTGGCTTGGTTACGTCTACTTTGGTGGCCGACAAAGGCTATTATTTTTCCAAAGAAGATTATTATAAAGCAGAAGGAAATGTAATCATGCGGAGCCTATTTAGCGGAGACGAATTGTCCACGGAGCTGCTCAATTGGGATCCAGCCAAAGAACAAATCTATACAGACAACTTTGTGACCATCAAAACCGAAGATGAAGTGATGACTGGTGAAGGATTGGAAGCCAGTCAAAACTTTGAAGAATATACCATTTTGAAGCCAAGCGGTACGATGAGTATTATGCCAGTAGGCCCCGCAGAAACCGAAGACAACTGACGATGAATAAATTATTACCAATCATCATTTTAGCTTTATCAGCTACCTTTTTCATTATTGGTGTGCACCAAATGATGACTTTAGGCTTCATGCATTCTTATTGGATTTTTATGCTAAGTATTTCTCTTATACTTTTATACAAACTAAAAAAGGACAAGAAATAGCCTTATGGACCCCTATCTCGTCGGAGTAATTCTCATTTGTATCATTTTTTCAGCCTTATTTTCAGGGTTAGAAATAGCCTTCATTACGACCAATAAGCTTCATATCGAGCTGCAAGGACAGCAAGGGAGTATTTCCGCCCGCATTCTCTCCAAGTTTGCACGAAAGCCTTCCAACTTCATCGCGACCACCCTGATAGGCAATAACCTGACCTTAGTCATATATGGTATATTTATGGCAATGCTGCTCGACCCTTGGTTCGAACGGGTGCTCCCCATACAGTTTCAAAACGACCTTGTGATTTTGTTGCTACAGACCATTATATCTACCATTATAGTACTATTCACCGCAGAATATATTCCCAAAAGTATTTTCTTGGTCAACCCCTACCGACTGCTATCTTTTCTTGCCGTACCATTTTTAGTAATATATTATATCCTTAGCCCAGCGGTATTTTTGATTGTGCTTGCTAGCAAATTCTTCATTGTGAAATTGCTAAGGCTAAATTATTCAGATGAAATCCCTGTGTTTGGGTTGACCGACCTCAACAATTACATCAAAAAAATTGCAGCAGATAGAATAGATCAAGCGGAGCAAGACGTAGATACCAAATACTTCAACAATGCTTTAGGTTTTAAAACCGTCAAAGTAAGAGAGTGTATGATCCCACGTACGGAAATAATAGCCGTAGATGTAAACGCTAGTATCGATGACCTCAACAATCAATTTATAGAAAGTGGTCACTCCAAGATTATCATATACGACGAGTCTATTGATGATGTAATTGGGTATTGTCATTCGCTTGAGCTTTTCAAAAAACCGACGGATATTAAAAGTATCTTGACCAAGATTATTATCGTGCCCGAAACCATGCCTGCCAATGAGCTGCTACTGCAGATGATTACCGATCACAAGACTTTGGCATTGGTGGTAGACGAATATGGCGGTACCTCTGGTATTGTGAGTATTGAAGACATTATCGAAGAGATATTTGGAGAGATACATGATGAACATGACGAGTCAGATTTGCTCGAAGAAAAGCTGAACGACCAAGAGTATCTGCTAAGTGCCCGACAAGAAATCACTTACCTCAACGAAACTTATGGATGGTCTTTGCCCAAGGGAGATTTTGACACGATCGGAGGGCTCATTTTGTCCATAAATGAAAACCTGCCTGAAAAGGGTCAAATCATTGATTTTGAGGGGTTTTCAATTGAGATTTTACACATGGAAGAAGCCAGAATCGAAAAGGTTCGCCTTAAAATAAATCCGCCCAACTTAACCGCGTGACAATCAATTCGCTAAGCAGAGGAAAATTTTGATATTAACATCAGTCTTGCTTATTTTGCGCTTCGTTTTAAACAATTTTATACAATGGCAGCAATAAATACGCTAAGAGAAAAGGGGGGTAAGATTATTGTTTTCCTGATCGGTTTTTCAATTGTGGCATTCGTAGGTGCTGACCTATTAGGCCCAAATTCTACCTTGCTAGGAGGTGGTAAAACTAACGTCGGAGAAATCGCAGGCTCCAAGATATCCTACCAGGATTTTCTAGCTAAGCAAGACGAAATAGAATTCAACTGGACACAGTCCAACAGACGAACGCCTACTGGCAACGATTTGACAAACATTCGTAACCTTACTTGGGATGCGCTTGTTGCGGAGTACGCATTCAAAAATGAGTATAGCGCCATTGGTCTAGCTGTATCTGACGAAGAAATCGTAGATATGGTACAGGGTGACAACATCAGTCCTGAAATCAGACAAGCTTTTTCTGATCCACAAACAGGAGAATTTAGTAAAGACAATGTAGTGGCTTTCTTGCAAAGCCTTGGCGAGCAGACTCCTGCACAGAGAGCCAATTGGTACAACTTCGAAAAGAACTTGGGTCCAGCTAGGTTGAGATTGAAATTCGACAATCTGTTGATCAAAACCAATTACGCGACTGAAGCAGAAGCAAAGTCTAAATATGTAAATGAGTCTAATACCGCAGAGATCAATTATATCTATGTGCCTTATCTCTCTATGGCAGATACGGCGATCAAAGTATCGGACAGTGAGTTAAATGCTTATTTGGATGATCACGAAAAAGAATATCAAAGAGAAGAATCTAAGACGATCAAGTATGTATCGTTCGATGTAGTACCGTCTGCCGAAGATACCGCGATGGTTGTAGAGCAGATCGAGAAGCTGAAGCAAGAACTTATCAATACGGACAATGATTCTACTTTCGCAGTAGTTAATTCAGATGGTTCAGATGCTTTTGCCGCTTATACCCCTGGTCAGTTGCCAGCTGTCTATCAAGGCGACGATGTAGTAATGGGTTCTGGTGCATTTGTAGGACCTGTAGTAGAAAATGGTAGTTACACTATTTATAAGGTATCTACCATATCGCCAAGCGATACTTATTCTGCTAGAGCAAGCCACATACTATTCAAATGGGCAAGTGATACAGATGCTGAAAAAGCTAAAGCTAAAAAGGAAGCTAGAGATATACTCAGACAAATCAAAGGAGGTGCTGATTTTGCGGAAATGGCAAGATTACACGGCACTGACGGCACAGCATCCAAAGGTGGTGACCTAGGCTGGTTCTCAGATGGAGCCATGGTAGCACCATTTCAAGAGGCTGTATTTGCAGCCTCTAAGAAGGGACTGTTGAGCGATGTGGTTGAGACTCAATTTGGTTACCACATCATTGATGTGACTGAGACCAAAACGAACAAAGTGTATAAAATCGCTAAAATCTCTTTAGATATTTTTGTGAGCGATGAGACTAGAAACGAATTTTATAGAGAGGCTGAAAACTTTGCTATGAGCGCTACAACCTTAGAAGAACTAGAGGAGAAAGCGAAAGAAGTAAATGTGCCTATAAAAACTGCTGCTAGAGTTCGTAAGAACGACAGAAGAATCACAGGAGTAACAGAAGGTAGAAATATAGTATTCTGGGCATACAATACAGCCAACTTTAATGAGGTATCGGAAGTATTCGAAATCGACGACCAGTATGTAATTGCTGTCGTAACAGAAGAACAAGAAGAAGGTGTGGCTGATTTGGAATCTGTACGATACGAAATCACTAAAAAAGTGAGAGATGAGAAGAAGGCCAAGTTGATCATGGACAAACTCAATGCGCAGTCTGGTGCTTTGGACGAAATAGCAGCTGCTTATGGGCAAGGCGCTAAGGTGTACAACATGCCAGCGTTGAAATTGAGCACCAACACATTGAAAAGTGTAGGGCTCGCACCAGAGGCTGTCGGTACCGCATTTTCTATGCAAAATGGGGAGACTACAAAACCTTTCGCAGTAGACAATGGCGTATTGATCATCGAAATGGTAAACAAGCTAGAAGCTCCTGAGGTATCAGATTACGAATCATATCGTACGCAAGTATTGCAGCAGCGTCAGGGCAGAATTGCTTATGGTGTAGACCAGACGATCAAAGACCTTGCAGAAATCAAAGACGAAAGATATAAGTTCTTTTAGTTGATAAAATCTTAAATTTAAAGTCCCGGTGTAGATCGGGACTTTTTTTGTTTATATGGATCACGCTACAGACTCATTCAAAGAAAAACTTGATACTACGTATAGTTTCCCAGCACTCTATATGTTTAAGTTTATAGTAAGGCCAGATCAAGTAGGCCAAATAGAAAAGCAGTTTTCTGAACACGAGGTGATACTGAAACCATCAAGTGGAGGAAAATATGTAAGTACTACAATCAAAATTATGGCTTCTTCGAGCGACGAGATCATCGAACATTATAAGGAAGCTGCTAAAATCGAAGGAATAATTTCCCTCTAGCACACTACCTTCTTTCCCTTTCAGTTTATATCTTGTCTTTTTAATAGCTCGACAATGAAATCCGCCTTCTTTTTGATGCTTACTGGCTTGATGCTTTGCGCCCCTGTTGCAGCTTGGGCTCAAGAACCGCTGGATGAGGATATGCCTACCAGGATGGTGGATAAGAAAGTGAAAGAAAATAAGCGAAGTAATTTTCCTAAGGAGAAAAAGATCAGATACATCTATGTGAAAGATGGAGGCAAAGTCTTATTTGGTAACCCTTGTGCAACGCAGGTCACCCATCAGATGGGGTTTGAATATGGCATTGAACACAGACCCGAAAAAGGATTTAGGCCTTGGTGGTACAGGTTCAAAACCAATACTACCACCAAAACTATCCTGTTTTTTACCAAAGGCCCTTGGTGGAGAGCCACCGTCAATAAGCGCTTCAAAGCCTGCGCCATGAGTAGCGGAGATCGTAGGGGGTGATTACGCCCCTTCGCGGGCTTGTCCCGCGATCTGTTAGACCAGGCTACAGTAGTATCAAAAACAGATGCCGCAATAAATGCGGCAAAGAACTAAATGAATTTTAGGTAATCAGATTCCCCCTTAGAAAAAGGGGGCTAGGGGGATTTGAAGCAATCACTAAAAATCTTTTTTCTATTTCAAGGGATAGGCAACGATGAAGATCGGAATAAAATCAAACAATATTTTATACCCAGTATTAGGACTATAATAGCCTTGAGTGTCTTTGCTTAAATAATTTCAAAACAGGCTACTTATAGAATTTTAGAACACTTGTGGTAAATAATGAGGGTTAGGCAGAATTGATAGCTGAATTCACTCCGATATAATTAATCCATAGTCCAATACGATATCAATAGGAGAGAATAGGTTCACCTTGGTTTATGTTTACAGATCATGAATTTTTAATCATTAAGTGAACAGATACAATGAAGATTATTTTACAACTGTTAGTTGCTTTTGGTTTTTTAGTTGGCATAAGTTCTTGTCAGCAGGGTAATACAGAAAGCTCAAGCTCACTACCCCAAAAAGAGGGATTGAGCTGGGAGGATCAAAAATTTTCAATGTTTATTCACTGGGGGATCTATTCCATTCCTGCTGGCATATGGAATGGTGAGCAAATCAGCGGATATAGCGAGCAAATAAAAGGTCACGCCAAGATCCCAACAAATAAGTACCGTCAACTCACGAAGCAATTCAATCCAATCCATTGGAACCCTGATTCAGTTGCGTTACTGGCGAAGGCTGCAGGAATGAAGTCTGTGGTCATCACTGCAAAACACCATGATGGTTTTTGTCTTTTCGATTCCAAGTACACAGACTTTGACGTGGTGGATGCCACACCATACAAAAATGACATCATCAAAGGTTTGTCAGATGCTTGCCGCAAGCAAGGGATAGATTTTGGAGTGTATTTTTCAATCATCGACTGGGATTTTCCTGGCGCCATGCCTTTCGAGTCGACAAGGAATTGTGATTCTATACCTCCGGCGCATCATCAATACAATCTAAATCAGGTTCGGGAGCTGCTCACCAATTACGGAGAGATCTCCGAATTGTGGTTTGATATGGGAGCCCCGACGCCAGAGCAAAGCAAGGAAATCGCTGACCTTGTCAAATCATTGCAGCCGAATTGTATGGTCAGTAGTCGTCTTTGGAACGACCAGGGGGATTTTATCGTGATGGGTGACAACAAAAAAGCACAATTGAAAATGGGCGTGCCGTGGCAATCTCCCGCTTCGATGTTTCACGAAACGTGGAGCTACCGATCATGGCAGGAAAGACCTAGTGTCGCAAGTAAAATCGAAGAAAAAGTCCAGGATCTTGTTGCTGTTGTAAGTTCGGGTGGCAACTACCTGCTGAATATTGGGCCGAGGGGCGATGGTTCGATTGTTCCATTTGAGCGAGACGTATTGTTGGGTATTGGAAATTGGTTGGAGGTTAATGGTGAAGCTATTTACGCTACGGATGCCTTTCCTGTAGAGAGTCAGGAGTGGGGATACGTTACCTCAAAGCCAGGAAAGTTATTTTTGAATGTACTGTCTTCGAGCGCTGAGGATTCAATAGTGGTAAAAAACCTTGAAGGAAAATTTTCAAAAGCATACTCACTGGTAAATTCAGATAATCCACTACCCATACAAAAATCAAATTCGGGTGTTTCAATTGCCGTGAATAATGCACATTTGGGTATAGACCCGGTGTCGGTCATCGTTTTGGAATATGATCAGCGTGAGACGATATATCAGCCTTCCAGCCTTGTGTCCCTAGGTAAGGACGGGACGTATGCCCTCAATGGAGATAATGCCGAAAAATACTTTAGCACAAGCGGTACGAGCTATATCACCAGGACGAATAGAGTAGTCAAAATGAAGTGGTACGTTCCCAAATCTGATATGCAAAACATGAAGGTCAATATAAATTATCAAAGCCTGAATGCAGAGCCACTCGTACTTTTAGTGAATGGGAAATCGCATGAATTAGATGATCAGCAGCAATCTTTGAATCAACAACTAACGACTATTGATTTGAATCAAAATCAAATCAATGAAATCGAATTGGTGCAAAAGAATAACTGTTGCCCACACAAGGATCTAGCGATTGACGCTGTCAGTTTAGTTATACATTGATTCATGACCTCTGCTAGAGGTCTTTATTTCTAATCATTTGAGAAGGCAAGTGTATAAAAAATCATTTATACTATTAACCCCAATTATCATTGGTTCTTAGCTATGGAAGCAAAGTGTCTATTTTAAAGAGAATTATGGACAGAATACCCGCCTGCTAGGAGAGCCAAGGGTTTTACGATGACCATTTTGCGTTAAGGAATGAACCTCTTCTCCAAGAGGGAGTTATTCCACTTAGAAAAAGGGGGGCTAGGGGGATTTAAGCTGTACTCTAAATCAGATCTCTGCTCAATAAATCACCGTCATTCCCTTAGCTTGTCAAGGGAATCTGTCAGCATTCAACCAGCAGATGCCCCAGATAAACCGGAGCATGACGACTTAATTTTATATGATTAAATGATCGAAGAAGGGATTTATCCCAAAGGATTAATCCCGGTATAATTAAACGGAGTAATCGACTTCAGCTGCTTCTTCAATTCATCAGAAACATCCAAAGTGTCCACAAAGTCTTTAATCACCTGATGCGTGATTTCCTGGTTGCCACGTGTCAACGCCTTTAATGCCTCATACGGTTCTGGATAGGCCTCTCTTCTCAAGATCGTTTGAATCGCCTCGGAAACCACCGCCCAGTTTTGATCCAAGTCATACTCAATCGCATGCTGGTTCAATTCCAATTTGCCAATTCCTTTTTCTAATGACTTCAACGCAATGAAAGAGTGACTAATCGGCACGCCTACATTTCTCAATACCGTAGAATCCGTCAAGTCTCTTTGCAATCTTGAGATTGGCAATTTGCCAGACAAGAAGTCATAATTCGCGTTGGCTATACCTAAGTTACCTTCCGCATTTTCGAAGTCGATTGGGTTCACTTTGTGTGGCATGGCAGAAGAACCTACCTCGCCCTTCACGATTTTCTGCTTGAAATAGCCCATAGAGATATACTGCCAGATGTCACGGCTAAAGTCGATCAAGATCGTGTTGATTCTTTTCAGATTATCAAACAAAGCAGCCATATCATCATAGTGCTCAATCTGAGTGGTTGGGTAACTTCTTCTCAGCCCCAAAGTGTTGTCCACAAAGTTGTTAGCAAACTTAATCCAATTCACTTCTGGGTAGGCGATATGGTGAGCGTTCATATTCCCAGTTGCTCCGCCAAATTTAGCGCCATATTTTACGCCATCCAGCATGTTGATCTGCTGTGTGAGCCGCTCATGGAAGACCAATATTTCTTTGCCTAGCAAGGTAGGAGAGGCTGGCTGACCATGTGTCTTTGCTAGCATAGGAATGTCCTTCCATGTTTCGGCGAGATCCATCAATGTGCCAGTGATTTTATTGATTAATGGCAAATATTCGTTTTCCACAGCATGTTTGAGTTGCAAAGGAATTGCCGTATTGTTGATGTCTTGAGAAGTCAATCCAAAATGAATGAATTCCTTGTATGGTGCTAAATCTAAATCATCAAATTTCTTTTTGATGAAGTATTCTACGGCTTTCACATCGTGATTGGTAGTTTTCTCGATGTCCTTGATTGCTTGCGCATCAGTCTCAGAAAATTCCACCACGAGTTGTCTCAACTTACCAAAAACAGAACTGTCTACATGCTTTAGTTGCGGTAACGGGTGCTGACACAAAGCGATGAAATACTCCACCTCCACATGAACCCGGTATTTGATCAATCCAAACTCTGAAAAATATTCCGCTAGCTGAGCGGTATGTCGTCTATATCTTCCGTCTACAGGCGCGATCGCCGTGAGTGCATTCAATTCCATCCTTTTTGTACTTAGTATGAGTGGCTTGCGCCAAAATAATTGGACGGCAAAATTAGGTAAATCTGGCTAGATAGAGAATGGAAATGCTGCGTTGACGTGGAAATATCTTTTGAAGTAGGTGAGAGCTTTCTGTAGATAAGAAGCTATTGTCGTTTTATGTTCTACTTCTCATCTATCAGTATTTCCAAAATGTCAGAATTTTGGAAAGATTCAACAAGAAGTTTCACAGCCAATCCTCTATTTTTAAGGCCAATTCAAAACCTGCTAAATAACCATGAAAAAACTTCTCTTTATTTTACTTGTTGCCAGTTTCATTTTTAGTTGTTCACAGAAGAATGAACCTGACCAGCCCAATTTCGACCAAGCCAAAAGCCTATTTGTCGATTATATCTCGGCTTATACCTCAGGTGTCATTTCGGCTCAGTCTAACGTTAAAATCAAATTGGCTAAGTCTGTCGATGAAATCAAATCAGGCACCGAGTTGGGAAGTGATATATTCCAATTTGAGCCCAAGCTCAAAGGTAAAACCTACTGGGAAGACGACCGCACGATTATATTTCAACCCGAGCAAAAACTAACTAGTGGAGCCAATTACACGGTGACCTTTCGATTAGCCAAAATTCTTCCTGAGTCTAAAGACAAAGGTGAATTCAAATTTGGGTTTCGAACCATCCCACAAAATTTCGAAGTCAAAATGCTTGGCATGGCACTCTATGATGCGCAGGATTTAACGAAAGTAAAACTGACGGGTCAGGTGCAAACCGCCGACAACGTAGAAAGCACACAAGTCGAGCAAATCCTTTCAGCTAGGCAAGGTTCGTCCAACCTGACCATCAGCTGGGCACATGAGTCCCCTACTCGTCATGCCTTTGTGATTGAAAATGTACAAAGAGGAGAAGCCAAAAGTGAAGTGCAAGTCACGTGGGACGGACAAGCCATACAAGTAGATGAAACTAATGATTTGAAATATGAAATCCCATCGATCAACGACTACAAAGTACTGTCTGTCAATATTGGTCGTGGCAAGCAAGATTATATATCTGTTTTGTTTTCCGATCCACTCATGCCTAAGCAAAACCTCAAAGGGTTCATCACTTTGGGTAATAGCGAACCACGCATTGTGATAGATCAAAACGAACTGAAACTATACCCGACCACTGAAATGGAAGGTACTGTTAAACTTAAGGTTTTCTCTAAGATTAAAAACTCAGCGGGTTATACCTTGAAGGAAGATTTTACCAAAGA contains the following coding sequences:
- the purB gene encoding adenylosuccinate lyase yields the protein MELNALTAIAPVDGRYRRHTAQLAEYFSEFGLIKYRVHVEVEYFIALCQHPLPQLKHVDSSVFGKLRQLVVEFSETDAQAIKDIEKTTNHDVKAVEYFIKKKFDDLDLAPYKEFIHFGLTSQDINNTAIPLQLKHAVENEYLPLINKITGTLMDLAETWKDIPMLAKTHGQPASPTLLGKEILVFHERLTQQINMLDGVKYGAKFGGATGNMNAHHIAYPEVNWIKFANNFVDNTLGLRRSYPTTQIEHYDDMAALFDNLKRINTILIDFSRDIWQYISMGYFKQKIVKGEVGSSAMPHKVNPIDFENAEGNLGIANANYDFLSGKLPISRLQRDLTDSTVLRNVGVPISHSFIALKSLEKGIGKLELNQHAIEYDLDQNWAVVSEAIQTILRREAYPEPYEALKALTRGNQEITHQVIKDFVDTLDVSDELKKQLKSITPFNYTGINPLG